A region of Candidatus Binatia bacterium DNA encodes the following proteins:
- a CDS encoding transcription termination/antitermination NusG family protein produces the protein MGECSAWYVVRSKPRAEAMAATNLRVKGIEVYLPRLARAFPHRTSTDVEHLEPLFPGYLFARLDLASQFHVASWTPGVAHLLSLGQGLPTAIDDGVIEALRERAGGGEVLRARIMLRPGDPVEIRHGPFAGLHAIIDRPCSGAGRVQILLDLLRRQTRLELPASAVAPL, from the coding sequence ATGGGCGAGTGTAGCGCCTGGTACGTGGTCCGCTCCAAGCCGCGCGCCGAGGCAATGGCTGCCACGAACTTGCGCGTCAAGGGGATCGAGGTGTACCTGCCCCGACTCGCCCGCGCGTTCCCGCATCGCACGTCGACCGACGTCGAGCATCTCGAGCCCCTCTTTCCCGGTTACCTGTTTGCACGCCTCGATCTTGCCTCCCAGTTCCACGTCGCTTCCTGGACACCGGGCGTCGCGCACCTCCTCAGCCTGGGCCAGGGCCTGCCGACCGCAATCGACGACGGCGTCATCGAAGCGTTGCGCGAGCGCGCTGGCGGTGGCGAGGTCCTGCGAGCGCGGATCATGCTGCGACCCGGTGACCCGGTCGAGATCCGCCACGGACCATTCGCCGGCCTACACGCGATCATCGATCGACCGTGCTCCGGGGCCGGTCGCGTACAGATTCTCCTGGATCTTCTCCGGCGGCAGACGCGGCTCGAGTTGCCCGCGTCGGCGGTCGCGCCGCTCTAG
- a CDS encoding AAA family ATPase, protein MYLNFYGLAEKPFSQTPDPKFLYWNDAYRETLASLRYGIQERKGFVTMIGEAGTGKTTLLRKLLDDLGSDVVSVFLFNPNATFEEILEYTLSELGIPAPTGRKLAMLQRLNEFLLAAFNEGKNTVLVIDEAQDLETDVLESLRLLSNLETSKEKILQIILAGQPELATRLAQPNLRQLKQRIAVRCRVEPLGRHELADYISTRLTVAGGRPDLFAPETLEPIWRFSNGIPRLVNTVCDNALLVGYALGRSTIDAGIVDEVVADLGKLDVPPPPVGAPEAAAAAPASAAPQAAEAAASAAPATPSPSAPAEPASHVGAASATPPPSAEALHTVPPPAAPAWAQAASTTAAGTTTTVGARPSLRNLERPAVPASAPRHRRVAVALAVAVLVLAIVGGWLSGAFTRLESNVRAWLTTGDAKLAEDPGTAAAENGVPFARLGEPAAPPAGGAAARVEPQAASPAAPAVPADRAVPAAPSEAAVDAAVAADAHASSGAAVQPSAERESAQAPAPPAAENPPQDPSAVAGRTEPSADAVDGVPVAEEPAVAPPAAPDVADAARATEPSAESVTASSSAEQPNPAGAPGGAEPARTAASDAQEAEEAEPRVAAIQPRDAARDSQDLQPQTQRPGKRGKRVRVQRGDTLMNLATREYGTATYTTLDVVRAANPEIRDVNRIIAGSELIFPDPGPSSRVIDERGGVSVLVATTPILDHAQALQRVVGSRFRMPVELEPIALGDGRFLYRVSLRQLPDKARALAIAESLGSILRDPS, encoded by the coding sequence ATGTATCTGAACTTCTACGGCCTGGCCGAGAAACCTTTCAGCCAGACGCCCGACCCGAAGTTCCTCTACTGGAACGACGCGTATCGCGAGACCCTCGCGAGCCTGCGCTACGGGATCCAGGAGCGCAAAGGCTTCGTCACGATGATCGGCGAAGCCGGGACCGGGAAGACGACGCTGCTGCGCAAGCTGCTCGACGACCTCGGCTCGGACGTCGTCTCGGTCTTCCTGTTCAACCCCAACGCGACCTTCGAGGAGATCCTCGAGTACACGCTGAGCGAGCTCGGCATTCCCGCTCCCACGGGACGCAAGCTCGCGATGCTGCAGCGGCTCAACGAGTTCCTGCTCGCGGCGTTCAACGAGGGCAAGAACACCGTGCTCGTGATCGACGAGGCGCAGGACCTCGAGACCGACGTCCTCGAGTCGCTGCGCCTGCTGTCGAACCTCGAGACCTCGAAGGAGAAGATCCTCCAGATCATCCTCGCCGGGCAGCCGGAGCTCGCCACGCGCCTCGCGCAGCCGAACCTCCGGCAGCTCAAGCAGCGCATCGCCGTGCGCTGCCGGGTCGAGCCGCTCGGTCGCCACGAGCTCGCGGACTACATCTCGACCCGCCTCACGGTCGCGGGTGGGCGTCCGGATCTGTTCGCGCCCGAGACGCTGGAGCCGATCTGGCGCTTCTCGAACGGGATCCCGCGCCTGGTGAACACGGTGTGCGACAACGCGCTGCTGGTCGGCTACGCGCTCGGCCGCAGCACGATCGACGCCGGCATCGTCGACGAGGTGGTCGCGGACCTCGGCAAGCTCGACGTGCCTCCGCCGCCGGTCGGCGCGCCCGAGGCGGCGGCTGCGGCCCCCGCTTCCGCAGCCCCGCAGGCTGCGGAAGCGGCCGCGTCCGCAGCGCCCGCGACGCCATCGCCGTCGGCGCCCGCGGAGCCCGCGTCGCACGTCGGAGCGGCGAGCGCCACGCCGCCGCCGTCCGCCGAGGCCCTGCACACCGTGCCGCCTCCCGCGGCGCCCGCGTGGGCGCAGGCCGCGTCGACGACCGCCGCTGGAACGACGACGACCGTTGGCGCGCGTCCCTCGCTGCGCAACCTGGAGCGTCCCGCGGTACCCGCGAGCGCTCCGCGCCACCGTCGCGTCGCCGTCGCGCTCGCCGTCGCCGTGCTGGTGCTGGCCATCGTCGGCGGCTGGCTGTCGGGGGCGTTCACCCGGCTCGAGTCGAACGTGCGCGCCTGGCTGACGACGGGCGACGCCAAGCTGGCGGAAGACCCGGGCACCGCGGCCGCCGAGAACGGCGTGCCGTTCGCGCGCCTCGGCGAGCCGGCGGCGCCACCTGCGGGTGGCGCTGCGGCGCGCGTCGAGCCGCAAGCAGCGTCCCCCGCTGCTCCTGCCGTTCCAGCGGATCGAGCGGTCCCGGCTGCGCCGTCCGAGGCCGCCGTCGACGCCGCAGTCGCTGCGGATGCGCACGCGTCGTCGGGCGCGGCGGTGCAGCCGAGCGCCGAGCGCGAGAGCGCCCAGGCCCCCGCGCCGCCAGCCGCGGAGAACCCGCCGCAGGATCCCTCCGCGGTCGCCGGTCGGACCGAGCCGTCAGCGGACGCCGTTGACGGCGTCCCGGTCGCCGAGGAGCCCGCGGTCGCGCCGCCAGCCGCCCCCGACGTCGCCGACGCCGCGCGCGCGACGGAGCCGTCCGCCGAATCGGTCACCGCGTCCTCGTCGGCGGAGCAGCCGAACCCGGCCGGCGCCCCCGGCGGCGCCGAGCCTGCCCGCACCGCCGCATCCGACGCCCAGGAGGCCGAGGAAGCGGAGCCGCGCGTGGCGGCGATCCAGCCGCGCGACGCCGCGCGCGACTCTCAAGATCTTCAACCGCAGACCCAGCGTCCGGGGAAGCGCGGCAAGCGCGTCCGCGTCCAGCGCGGCGACACGCTGATGAACCTCGCGACGCGCGAGTACGGCACCGCGACCTACACCACGCTCGACGTCGTGCGGGCCGCCAACCCCGAGATCCGCGACGTGAATCGCATCATCGCGGGCTCCGAGCTGATCTTCCCCGACCCTGGTCCGAGCTCGCGGGTCATCGACGAGCGCGGCGGCGTGTCGGTCCTGGTCGCGACCACCCCGATCCTCGACCACGCCCAGGCGCTGCAACGGGTGGTCGGCAGCCGCTTCCGGATGCCGGTCGAGCTCGAGCCGATCGCGCTCGGTGACGGGCGCTTTCTCTATCGCGTCTCGCTGCGCCAACTGCCCGACAAAGCAAGGGCTCTCGCAATCGCCGAGTCGCTCGGCAGCATCCTGCGGGACCCCAGCTGA
- the lnt gene encoding apolipoprotein N-acyltransferase, producing the protein MSRRTSSAPGEALRATGELAAAAPAPRAAVAATLLRWFWMSVGAACTALPFLDPRLWPLAWFGLVPLFALAPRAPTTRAAVIDALVMGLVVNVIGFHWLVTTIHVFGAFPMPIALFFFGVLSAWGSLPFVLVSLGLRAAGPKAPLVLAPILWTSVEFLFPNLFPWRLGHSQREVVWLLQSGDLAGPFLLSFVMAWFAAALTRLPRLRPLVGPVIAIVALLLYGAWRVAEVDATLARAPEFRVGVVQGNLALGEKREPGSYESNVARYRRLSASLSPPPDLLVWPETVVAWGIPLEATTLKGLDPYPDAPAPLLFGAVAYRELGRREVEWFNSAFLRRRDGSVGGRYDKIILMPFGEFIPLASVFPSLKELSPNTGDFQAGEEPVVMNVSDQARVGALICYEDLLAGHVRRTVAAGATLLVTIANDAWFGDSAALHEHDTLALWRAVENRRYLVRATNTGLTSVIDPAGRSVLTLPTQTATAGAATVHLLTVETLYQRFGDLFGWTLLAVGISLLVYCRRL; encoded by the coding sequence ATGTCCCGGCGCACCAGCTCGGCGCCCGGCGAGGCGTTGCGCGCGACGGGCGAGCTTGCTGCCGCGGCGCCCGCACCGCGCGCCGCAGTGGCGGCGACGTTGCTCCGCTGGTTCTGGATGAGCGTCGGCGCCGCTTGCACGGCGCTGCCCTTTCTCGACCCGCGCCTGTGGCCGCTCGCCTGGTTCGGGCTCGTGCCGCTGTTCGCGCTCGCGCCGCGCGCACCGACGACGCGCGCTGCGGTGATCGACGCGCTGGTGATGGGGCTCGTGGTGAACGTCATCGGCTTCCACTGGCTCGTCACCACGATCCACGTCTTCGGCGCCTTCCCGATGCCGATCGCGCTGTTCTTCTTCGGCGTGCTGTCGGCGTGGGGCTCGCTGCCGTTCGTGCTGGTCTCGCTCGGTTTGCGCGCGGCGGGTCCGAAGGCGCCGCTCGTGCTGGCACCGATCCTCTGGACGTCGGTCGAGTTCCTGTTCCCGAACCTCTTCCCGTGGCGTCTGGGACACTCGCAGCGCGAGGTCGTGTGGCTGCTGCAGAGCGGCGACCTGGCAGGACCGTTCTTGCTGTCGTTCGTGATGGCGTGGTTCGCCGCGGCGCTGACGCGGTTGCCGCGGCTGCGGCCGCTCGTCGGTCCGGTGATCGCGATCGTCGCGCTGCTGCTCTATGGCGCCTGGCGCGTCGCCGAGGTCGACGCGACGCTCGCGCGCGCGCCCGAGTTCCGCGTCGGCGTCGTGCAGGGCAACCTCGCGCTCGGCGAGAAGCGCGAGCCCGGTTCTTACGAATCGAACGTCGCTCGCTACCGCCGGCTGTCGGCATCGCTCTCGCCGCCGCCCGACCTGCTCGTCTGGCCGGAGACGGTCGTCGCCTGGGGGATCCCGCTCGAGGCGACGACGCTGAAGGGGCTCGACCCGTACCCCGACGCGCCGGCGCCGCTGCTGTTCGGCGCGGTCGCGTACCGCGAGCTCGGCCGCCGCGAGGTCGAGTGGTTCAACAGCGCGTTCCTGCGGCGTCGCGACGGCTCGGTCGGGGGCCGCTACGACAAGATCATCTTGATGCCCTTCGGCGAGTTCATCCCGCTCGCCTCGGTGTTCCCGTCGCTCAAGGAGCTGAGCCCCAACACCGGCGACTTTCAGGCGGGCGAAGAGCCGGTGGTGATGAACGTTTCGGATCAGGCCCGCGTCGGGGCGCTGATCTGCTACGAGGATCTCCTCGCCGGACACGTGCGTCGCACCGTCGCCGCCGGCGCGACCCTGCTGGTCACGATCGCGAACGACGCCTGGTTCGGCGACAGCGCCGCGCTGCACGAGCACGACACGCTCGCGCTCTGGCGCGCGGTCGAGAACCGTCGCTACCTCGTGCGCGCGACCAACACGGGACTCACCTCGGTGATCGACCCCGCTGGCCGAAGCGTGCTCACGCTGCCTACGCAAACGGCAACCGCGGGCGCCGCGACGGTCCACCTCCTCACCGTCGAGACGCTCTACCAGCGCTTCGGCGACCTCTTCGGCTGGACCCTACTGGCAGTCGGAATTTCCCTTCTGGTATACTGCCGCCGGCTTTGA
- a CDS encoding DUF309 domain-containing protein, protein MPATADPTRELPLAARDAVAGLLLADLAEERPAQSRVAAARRALGLAPGARVDPADVGATAWAALSAAGLIVRDEGVHADGVGPSFVRRDPAWADAVKHKLARYAGALDAAPRGIDLDARLAQARRLLAHELFFEVHEILEPAWRTATGPVRTVLQGLIQAAVAWHHWQTGKLASAARLAGAAREKLAATQEGARDGWDALPPLEVYRSVVAWEAWLLRGAEPPVPPLPFTAERDASARR, encoded by the coding sequence GTGCCAGCGACCGCCGATCCGACACGCGAGCTGCCGCTCGCCGCGCGCGACGCCGTCGCCGGGCTGCTGCTCGCCGATCTGGCGGAGGAGCGGCCGGCGCAGTCTCGGGTGGCGGCGGCGCGGCGTGCGCTCGGTCTCGCGCCGGGCGCGCGCGTCGATCCGGCGGACGTCGGCGCCACCGCGTGGGCGGCGCTCTCGGCGGCAGGTCTGATCGTGCGGGACGAAGGCGTGCACGCCGACGGCGTCGGCCCGTCGTTCGTCCGCAGGGATCCGGCCTGGGCGGACGCCGTCAAGCACAAGCTCGCACGCTATGCCGGGGCGCTCGACGCCGCGCCTCGCGGCATCGATCTCGACGCGCGCCTCGCGCAGGCGCGCCGGCTGCTCGCGCACGAGCTGTTCTTCGAGGTGCACGAGATCCTCGAGCCGGCGTGGCGCACCGCCACGGGACCCGTGCGCACGGTGCTGCAGGGGCTGATCCAGGCGGCGGTCGCCTGGCACCACTGGCAGACGGGCAAGCTCGCGAGCGCCGCGCGACTCGCCGGCGCTGCGCGCGAGAAGCTCGCTGCAACGCAGGAGGGAGCGCGAGACGGCTGGGACGCTCTGCCGCCGCTCGAGGTCTACCGCTCCGTCGTCGCGTGGGAGGCGTGGCTCCTGCGCGGCGCGGAGCCGCCGGTGCCGCCGCTGCCGTTCACGGCCGAGCGCGACGCGTCCGCGCGCCGCTGA
- a CDS encoding 2-oxoacid:ferredoxin oxidoreductase subunit beta: protein MSTATPGQQPKLTRKDFESDQEVRWCPGCGDYAILAQVQKVLPELGIPRENFVFVSGIGCSSRFPYYVNTYGFHTLHGRAPAIATGLKLARPELSVWIVTGDGDALSIGGTHLIHVLRRNVDVNILLFNNRIYGLTKGQYSPTSEAGKITKSTPDGSVDNPFKPLVLALGAEATFIARSIDVEAKHLQETIRQAHAHRGAAFVEILQNCNIFNDGAFSDLTERDIKADHQLVLEHGKPMIFGKNRDRGIRMVNMRPEVVQLGNGVTEADLLVHDKHNPVQAYLLAHMTPPQFPTPIGVLYEVERPAYEQSVRNQLEAAKSRPGAGDLQKLLLSGDVWTVS from the coding sequence ATGTCCACCGCAACGCCGGGCCAGCAGCCCAAGCTCACCCGCAAGGATTTCGAATCGGACCAGGAAGTCCGCTGGTGTCCGGGCTGCGGCGACTACGCGATCCTGGCCCAGGTGCAGAAGGTCCTGCCCGAGCTCGGCATTCCGCGCGAGAACTTCGTCTTCGTGTCGGGCATCGGCTGCTCGAGCCGCTTCCCGTACTACGTGAACACGTACGGCTTCCACACGCTGCACGGACGCGCGCCCGCGATCGCGACCGGGCTCAAGCTCGCGCGCCCCGAGCTGTCGGTGTGGATCGTCACCGGCGACGGCGACGCGCTGTCGATCGGCGGCACCCACCTGATCCACGTCCTGCGCCGCAACGTCGACGTCAACATCCTGCTGTTCAACAACCGAATCTATGGCTTGACGAAGGGCCAGTACTCGCCGACGTCGGAGGCCGGCAAGATCACCAAGTCGACGCCGGACGGCTCGGTCGACAACCCCTTCAAGCCGCTCGTTCTGGCGCTCGGCGCCGAGGCGACCTTCATCGCGCGCTCGATCGACGTCGAGGCGAAGCACCTGCAGGAGACCATCCGGCAGGCGCACGCGCACCGCGGCGCGGCGTTCGTCGAGATCCTCCAGAACTGCAACATCTTCAACGACGGCGCGTTCTCCGACCTCACCGAGCGCGACATCAAGGCGGACCACCAGCTCGTCCTCGAGCACGGCAAGCCGATGATCTTCGGCAAGAACCGCGACCGCGGCATCCGCATGGTGAACATGCGCCCCGAGGTCGTGCAGCTCGGCAACGGCGTGACCGAGGCCGACCTGCTCGTGCACGACAAGCACAACCCCGTGCAGGCCTACCTGCTCGCGCACATGACGCCGCCGCAGTTCCCGACCCCGATCGGCGTCCTCTACGAGGTCGAGCGTCCGGCTTACGAGCAGAGCGTGCGCAACCAGCTCGAGGCCGCGAAGTCGCGCCCGGGCGCGGGGGACCTGCAGAAGCTGCTGCTGAGCGGCGACGTCTGGACGGTTTCCTGA
- a CDS encoding 2-oxoacid:acceptor oxidoreductase subunit alpha, producing the protein MNEVQGATTTAATKPIQELETVVIRFAGDSGDGMQVTGSQFTNVSALAGNDISTLPDFPAEIRAPAGTLAGVSGFQLNFSHREVFTPGDTPDVLVAMNPAALKANIDDLKPNGILIVDQEAFNDQNLKKAGYTSNPLEDGSLDKYQVFKVDVSKLTTLALADIGLSNKQVLRCKNFFTLGLTAWLYNRPTEPVLKFIANRFKRNPALAEANTRAFKAGLHFAETSEMFATQYEVKPAEIAPGTYRNITGNSALALGFVVAAHQAGLPLFLGSYPITPASDILHELSGYKEFNVTTFQAEDEIAGVGSALGAAFGGALAVTTTSGPGIDLKSEVAGLAVKVELPIVICDIQRGGPSTGLPTKTEQADLLAALYGRHGESPVPIIAAQSPADCFAAALDAARIAIKYMTPVYLLSDGYLANGAEPWKVPDLAELPRFDAQFRTDPNGYFPYLRDPETLSRPWVVPGTPGLEHRIGGLESEYLTGNISYAPANHEQMVRLRAKKIAGIAREIPPTTVNGPERGKVLVLGWGSTYGSIAEAVKQLQASGVSVAHAHLRWLNPLPSDLGEVLSRYERVLVPEMNMGQLLRLIRAEYLVDAIGFNKIQGRPFRVAEIVARVQKLLEEK; encoded by the coding sequence ATGAATGAGGTGCAGGGCGCCACGACGACGGCGGCCACCAAACCGATCCAGGAGCTGGAGACGGTCGTCATCCGCTTCGCCGGCGACTCCGGCGACGGCATGCAGGTGACCGGCAGCCAGTTCACCAACGTTTCCGCGCTCGCCGGCAACGACATCAGCACCCTGCCCGACTTTCCCGCCGAGATCCGCGCTCCTGCCGGTACCCTGGCCGGCGTCAGCGGCTTCCAGCTCAACTTCTCGCATCGCGAGGTCTTCACGCCGGGCGACACCCCCGACGTGCTGGTCGCGATGAACCCCGCCGCGCTGAAGGCCAACATCGACGATCTCAAGCCGAACGGCATCCTGATCGTCGACCAGGAGGCGTTCAACGACCAGAACCTGAAGAAGGCGGGCTATACGTCGAACCCGCTCGAGGACGGCTCGCTCGACAAGTACCAGGTGTTCAAGGTCGACGTCTCGAAGCTGACGACGCTCGCCCTCGCGGACATCGGGCTGTCGAACAAGCAGGTCCTGCGCTGCAAGAACTTCTTCACCCTCGGCTTGACGGCGTGGCTGTACAACCGTCCCACCGAGCCGGTGCTGAAGTTCATCGCGAACCGCTTCAAGCGCAACCCGGCGCTCGCCGAGGCCAACACCCGCGCCTTCAAGGCGGGTCTGCACTTCGCAGAGACCTCGGAGATGTTCGCGACGCAGTACGAGGTGAAGCCCGCGGAGATCGCGCCGGGCACCTACCGCAACATCACCGGCAACAGCGCGCTCGCGCTCGGCTTCGTGGTCGCGGCGCACCAGGCGGGCTTGCCGCTCTTCCTCGGCTCGTACCCGATCACGCCGGCGAGCGACATCCTGCACGAGCTGTCGGGCTACAAGGAGTTCAACGTCACGACCTTCCAGGCCGAGGACGAGATCGCGGGCGTCGGCTCCGCGCTCGGCGCCGCCTTTGGTGGCGCGCTCGCGGTGACGACGACGAGCGGCCCCGGCATCGATCTCAAGTCGGAGGTCGCCGGCCTCGCGGTCAAGGTCGAGCTCCCGATCGTCATCTGCGACATCCAGCGCGGCGGCCCCTCGACCGGTCTCCCGACCAAGACCGAGCAGGCGGACCTTCTCGCGGCGCTCTACGGCCGTCACGGCGAGTCGCCGGTGCCGATCATCGCGGCGCAGAGCCCGGCCGACTGCTTCGCGGCGGCGCTCGACGCGGCGCGCATCGCGATCAAGTACATGACGCCGGTCTACCTGCTCTCGGACGGCTACCTGGCGAACGGCGCCGAGCCCTGGAAGGTGCCGGACCTCGCCGAGCTGCCGCGCTTCGACGCCCAGTTCCGCACCGATCCGAACGGCTACTTCCCGTACCTGCGCGACCCCGAGACGCTGTCGCGGCCGTGGGTGGTTCCCGGAACGCCGGGTCTCGAGCACCGCATCGGCGGCCTCGAGTCGGAGTACTTGACGGGCAACATCAGCTACGCGCCGGCCAACCACGAGCAGATGGTCCGGCTGCGCGCGAAGAAGATCGCCGGCATCGCCCGCGAGATCCCGCCGACGACCGTCAACGGGCCCGAGCGCGGCAAGGTGCTCGTGCTCGGCTGGGGCAGCACGTACGGCTCGATCGCCGAGGCAGTCAAGCAACTGCAAGCGTCCGGCGTGTCGGTCGCCCACGCGCACCTGCGCTGGCTCAATCCGCTGCCGTCCGATCTGGGCGAGGTCCTTTCCCGTTACGAGCGCGTGCTGGTCCCGGAGATGAACATGGGCCAGCTGCTGCGGCTGATCCGTGCGGAGTACCTGGTCGACGCGATCGGCTTCAACAAGATCCAGGGACGGCCGTTCCGCGTCGCCGAGATCGTGGCGCGCGTCCAGAAGCTCCTCGAGGAGAAGTAG
- a CDS encoding VOC family protein, producing MAIVGMLHVALGVSDIGRSLAFYRDILGFSVVGEMALASAAAARTLRVDAQVRGALLERDGFRLELLQRADAADVVDEQGGARSALSHLALAVDDLASTLHSLRDRGVAVLEETLVQHAPGVASCLVRDPDGLPIALYQAPAGVTSPWELRG from the coding sequence ATGGCAATCGTCGGCATGCTGCACGTCGCGCTCGGCGTGAGCGACATCGGCCGCTCGCTCGCGTTCTATCGCGACATCCTGGGCTTCTCCGTCGTCGGTGAGATGGCGCTCGCCAGCGCGGCGGCTGCACGCACGCTCCGTGTCGACGCGCAGGTGCGCGGAGCGTTGCTCGAGCGCGACGGCTTCCGGCTCGAGCTGCTGCAGCGTGCGGACGCAGCGGACGTGGTCGACGAGCAGGGCGGGGCGCGGTCGGCGCTCTCGCACCTCGCGCTCGCGGTCGACGACCTCGCCTCGACGCTGCACTCGCTGCGCGACCGCGGCGTCGCCGTGCTCGAGGAGACGCTCGTGCAGCACGCGCCGGGCGTGGCGTCGTGCCTGGTCCGCGACCCGGACGGCTTGCCGATCGCGCTCTACCAGGCGCCCGCCGGCGTGACCTCGCCGTGGGAGCTGCGCGGCTGA
- a CDS encoding zinc-binding dehydrogenase has protein sequence MQALVFRHSVPRQIITKLLSFATPAAFVGPTSPMQLEEVPDPKLPADDWLVIRTRLCGICGSDYKQVFLNGSVDNPMTSVISFPQVLGHEVVGTVERVGPAVKNRRVGQRVVLNPWLSCAPRGITPPCPACARGDFSICQNFTRGHLPPGIHTGNSSAATGGFAPLVPAHESMAIPVPDDVSDEAAVLADPFSVSLHAILKRPPAPGQCALVYGCGTLGLCAIEILRRLYSESPVIAIARFPHQRRIAQQLGAHEVLPHEPTKAIIEAVARITGADLLTPWFGKPMLNGGVDVIYDTVGYPETLEVGVRITRPRGAIVVTGVEIPRRFEWTPLYFKEIHLIGSNAFGEENFEGRRRHAMEIYLDLVRDGRVDVTPILTHRFPLPRYREAFRACWDQSSSGAVKVLFDYTSDVA, from the coding sequence ATGCAGGCCCTGGTCTTCCGACATAGCGTGCCGCGGCAGATCATCACCAAACTGCTTTCCTTCGCAACCCCGGCGGCCTTCGTCGGACCGACGTCGCCGATGCAGCTCGAGGAGGTTCCCGATCCGAAGCTGCCCGCCGACGACTGGCTCGTGATCCGCACGCGGCTGTGCGGCATCTGCGGCAGCGACTACAAGCAGGTGTTCCTGAACGGCAGCGTCGACAACCCGATGACCTCGGTGATCTCGTTCCCGCAGGTGCTCGGGCACGAGGTCGTCGGAACGGTCGAGCGGGTCGGGCCTGCCGTCAAGAACAGACGGGTCGGGCAACGCGTGGTGCTGAATCCGTGGCTGTCGTGCGCGCCGCGCGGCATCACCCCGCCGTGTCCCGCGTGCGCGCGCGGCGACTTCTCGATCTGCCAGAACTTCACGCGCGGACACCTGCCGCCCGGGATCCACACCGGCAACTCGAGCGCCGCGACCGGCGGGTTCGCGCCGCTCGTGCCGGCGCACGAGTCGATGGCGATCCCGGTGCCCGACGACGTCAGCGACGAGGCCGCCGTGCTCGCCGATCCGTTCTCGGTCTCGCTGCACGCGATCCTGAAGCGTCCGCCGGCACCCGGTCAGTGCGCGCTGGTCTACGGCTGCGGCACGCTCGGCCTGTGCGCGATCGAGATCCTGCGACGCCTGTATTCGGAAAGCCCCGTGATCGCGATCGCGCGCTTCCCGCACCAGCGGCGCATCGCGCAGCAGCTCGGCGCGCACGAGGTTCTGCCGCACGAGCCCACCAAGGCGATCATCGAGGCCGTCGCGCGGATCACCGGCGCCGACCTGCTCACGCCGTGGTTCGGCAAGCCGATGCTGAACGGCGGCGTCGACGTGATCTACGACACGGTCGGCTATCCCGAGACGCTCGAGGTCGGCGTGCGCATCACGCGTCCGCGCGGCGCGATCGTGGTGACCGGCGTCGAGATCCCGCGCCGCTTCGAGTGGACGCCGCTCTACTTCAAGGAGATCCACCTCATCGGCTCGAACGCGTTCGGCGAGGAGAACTTCGAAGGCCGGCGGCGGCACGCGATGGAGATCTACCTCGACCTGGTCCGCGACGGCCGCGTCGACGTGACGCCGATCTTGACGCACCGTTTTCCGCTGCCGCGCTACCGCGAGGCGTTCCGCGCCTGCTGGGACCAGAGCTCGTCCGGCGCGGTCAAGGTGCTGTTCGACTACACGAGCGACGTCGCCTGA
- a CDS encoding TIGR03619 family F420-dependent LLM class oxidoreductase: MTRAIGFGIGLPVVQQVPARVQPWERSAGPAEIERVARAADRLGYAHVACSEHAVVPRSYAAAMGATWYDPLSTLAYLGGITERIELLTHVLVLPYHQPVVLAKQLATLDALTRGRLVVGVGAGHLKPEFRTLGVDFAARGALTDEAIEVLKALWSGEPAEFHGRWFSFRDVVLDPRPHRAPRPPIWVGGNGRRAVRRAVEHADGWIPWQLELDELAALIAYGRALLERRGGGPWQVVAPFPTLDLLHRDAGCRDGGLRLPPSEVAALVDRYRALGVARLHMSFVSASCAELLEQLEAFASEVMVLL, encoded by the coding sequence GTGACCCGGGCGATCGGCTTCGGCATCGGGCTACCGGTCGTGCAGCAGGTTCCGGCCCGGGTGCAGCCCTGGGAGCGCAGCGCGGGGCCCGCCGAGATCGAGCGCGTCGCCCGCGCCGCGGACCGCCTCGGCTACGCGCACGTCGCGTGCTCCGAGCACGCCGTCGTGCCGCGCTCGTACGCCGCCGCGATGGGGGCGACCTGGTACGACCCGCTTAGCACGCTCGCGTACCTCGGCGGGATCACCGAGCGCATCGAGCTGCTGACGCACGTCCTCGTCTTGCCGTACCACCAGCCGGTGGTGCTCGCGAAGCAGCTCGCGACGCTCGACGCGCTGACGCGCGGACGCCTCGTGGTCGGCGTCGGAGCGGGACATCTCAAGCCCGAGTTCCGCACGCTCGGCGTCGACTTCGCGGCGCGGGGCGCGCTCACCGACGAGGCGATCGAGGTCCTGAAGGCGCTGTGGAGCGGCGAGCCCGCCGAGTTTCACGGACGCTGGTTCTCGTTCCGCGACGTCGTCCTCGACCCGCGTCCGCACCGCGCGCCGCGACCGCCGATCTGGGTCGGCGGCAACGGACGGCGCGCGGTGCGGCGCGCGGTCGAGCACGCGGACGGCTGGATTCCCTGGCAGCTCGAGCTCGACGAGCTCGCGGCGCTGATCGCGTACGGTCGCGCGCTCCTCGAGCGGCGCGGCGGCGGCCCGTGGCAGGTGGTCGCGCCGTTTCCGACGCTCGATCTGCTACACCGCGACGCCGGTTGCCGCGACGGCGGTCTCCGGCTTCCTCCGTCGGAGGTCGCGGCGCTCGTTGATCGTTATCGCGCGCTCGGGGTGGCGCGCCTCCACATGAGCTTCGTCAGCGCGAGCTGCGCGGAGCTCCTCGAACAGCTCGAAGCCTTTGCGAGCGAGGTGATGGTTCTGCTGTGA